One Methanobacterium sp. genomic window, CCATTAAGAACCCATCTGCACTCTTAGAGAGACCTATGGTTTGTCTTAATTCTTCTGCACCTGCTGGTGGCACTAAACCGGCTGCAAGTATAACCATGTCGTAGTTGTATTCAGTTACCTTTCCAAGTAAACTGTCTTCAGATCTTACTGTAACGGTTTCGTCAGGGTTACTTAAGATTGCTGCTGGTCGGCCTCTTATGAACTTGATACCGTATTTTTCTTGTGAGCGTTTGTAGAACTCTTCGAATCCTTTACCGAATGCTCTTATATCCATGTAGTAGATTGCAACTTCGGTGTCAGGTGCTTTGTCCTTAATGAGTTGAGCGTTTTTCATGGAGTGCATACAGCAAACCCTTGAACAGTACTCGTTACCCACTTTTTCATCCCTTGAACCGACACATAATATGAATGCAACACGTTTTGGTTTTTCACCGTCAGATGGTTTTAAAACTTTACCTTCTGTTGGTCCGGATGCGTTGATCATTCTTTCAACTTCTAGACCGGTGATAACGTTTGCGTTTTCAGCATATCCGTATTCAAGTTTTTCATTTGCGTCGAACTGGTCATAACCGGTTGCAACGATAATTGTCCCCACGTCAAGTTCAATTTCTTCTGGTTCCTGATCGTGTTGAACTGCTCCTCTTTCACATATCTGGTCGCAGAGGTTACATTCGATACAGTAATCCTTGTCTATTGTAGCAAGGAGAGGTACTGCTTGTGGGAATGGGATGTATGCTGCTTTTACCATTCCAATTCCTTCGTCGAAGTAGTTTGGAATTTCTATTGGACAAACATCTACACAGGATCCACATCCAACACATAATTCTTCGCTTATGTATCTTGGTTTCCTCTCTACGGTTACTTTGAAGTTACCAATGTATCCGTCTACATCTTTAACTTCGGAGTAAGATAATAGCTCAATATTTTCGTGTTTTCCAGCATCCACCATTTTAGGTGCGAGAATACACATGGAACAGTCGAGAGTTGGGAATGTTTTGTCTAACTGAGCCATTCTTCCACCGATGGTTGGGTTTTTCTCTACTAAGTAAGTTTTGAATCCCATGTCGGCTAAATCAAGTGCTGCCTGAATTCCTGCAACTCCTCCACCTATAACCATGGCTGAGTCTTTTACACTTACAGTTTCAGCTTCTAGTGGTTCTAATAATCTTGCTTTTGCAACTGCCATTCTTGTAAGGTCTTTTGCTTTTTCAGTTGCTGCTTCAGGTTCGTTCATGTGTACCCATGAATCGTGTTCCCTTAAGTTTGCAAATTCAAATAAAAATGGGTTTAATCCTGCTTCTCTAACACATCTTCTGAATGTTGGCTCGTGGAGCCTTGGTGAACATGCTGCTACAACAACTCTGTTTATTCCCTTTTCTTTAATGTCCTTCTGGATCATTTCCTGACCAGGGTCAGAACAGAAGTATTTGTATTCTTCCGCGACTTCAACATTAGGAAGTGTTGCTGCATATTCTTTGACTGCGTCTATGTCAACGACACCACCGATGTTAATACCACAGTGACACACGTACACTCCTATTTTTGGTTCTTCAGTAGTTTCTTGAGTTTCTTTTTTTTCTGCCATTAGATCACCTTTTTGTATATGAGATAATCATTTTTATGTATGTGATGTAGGTCTATCCCCACAACATAGATAAAGTTTTCTATTTATTTTTTTATACAAAGTATATATATGAGAACAGGAACTCACTGTAATTTTATTATACTCTGTATTAAAAAAATCCTGTCTCTATAATAGTAATTATTCCTCGAATATCATTTTTTCTATTAAATTTTGCAAATGCTATCCCATCAGATTAAAGTATTAATTGAGACGATTAGCTATAAAAATCCTAATTTTCCTACGTATTTGATTTTAAGTAGTTGAAGGTGATTCTTTTTTTGATAGTATTAAATAAATATAAAATAATTCATGGTAATCAGGATAGAATTGTCCCGTTCCCCAATTCAGGAAATTAAATGTCTGATTTTTTGAAAAGAAGTAAGCTAGTGGTAGTGGAAGGCGGGCCGCATAATATTGCATGGACTCATGCTGAAGAGGTCAACAGTGAGTTCTTCGATTTTCTGAGTTAAAAGTTAAATGCATAGAGGAGAGCAATTAAAAATCTAAGATAAAAGAACCAGTATTAATGGAATTGTGGTCAAACTTAATATTGTAGTTGCAAATATGCATGCTGCAGCAGTTTTAATATCCAGATCATATGTAATTGCCAGAACCAGGCAGAGCATTGCGGAGGGCATGGCGGCTTCGATGATTGTCACCTGCTTTTCAAGACCTCCTATTCCAAGAATTAACACAATAAAAAATGCTAAAAAGGGTGCAATTAGCAGTTTAATAATAGAAACTGAAAACACGGCTTCGATGTTTTCTTTTATTCCTCTAAATTCAAGTGATAACCCTAAAGATATCATGATTAGAGGTATTGCAGCGCCACTTAGGTAATTAAGAGTATTGGATGCCAAAAGTCCGATATTAAAATTTATAAAATTTAAAAAAATTCCCAGGGCTATAGCCCAAAGAGGGGGAAATATCAATGCTCTTTTAAGAATAGAAGAGTATTTTTCGGCAAATATTATGGAAAAAAAGATTCCGAATGCAATGAAAAGAATCATTGAACCCATATCATAGAAAATTGCTCTTACAAGACCTTCCTGACCAAAAACCCCGAGCACAACAGGATATCCAAGAAATCCTGAGTTAAACATGGCTGATGTAATAACAGTACTCCAGCGGGTTTTTTGGTCATAATTTCTTATTTTAGAGAATATATAGGCTAATGTCCCACTTATTATTCCTATAATTAAACATATAAATGTGATAGGTATAATGGATGGTAAAATAGTTATATCAAAGTCATACATTGCAATAAATATTAGTGAAGGTATTGCGATGTAAATTACAATCTTATTTAAGATGTTAGCATCATCAGGCCTTAGAATATTGATCCTTTTCAGAAAATATCCCAGGATGATCATTATTATAATGGGAATGATAGTTTCAATGGAATTCATTATATTCAATTTATTACTATTAAAATAAGTTTTTTTATAATCCACATTATTTAAATTCTATAATAGATTCTATTTCAAAAATAAATTAAATGAAAGAGCATGATGGCTAGTCACGCTCTTAAACATCGCATGTTTCAATCAGTCAGTTATACCTTCGGTTACTATCTTAAATACAGCTTCACCTTCAGGTAAGTGTGGACTGTCTACAAGCCTTGCAATTCTTTTTCCAGCAAGTCCTTTTTTAAGCCAGATTCTGTAGGTTGCAGCGTGACCAAGCACGTGACCACCAATAGCCTTAGTTGGACTTCCAAAGAATGCATCAGGTCTTGCTTGCACCTGATTTGTAACAAATACTGCTACATTGTATGTGTTTGCAATGTTTTGCAATGTGTGAAGATGTTGGTTTAGTTTTTGCTGCCTTACTGCAAGTGATTCCCTTCCAACATATTCTGCTCTAAAGTGAGCGGTCAGAGAATCTACTATGACCAGTCTAATGTTGGTTCCACTTTGAATTAATTCGTTAACCTTATCTGCCATTAAAATCTGGTGACTTGAATTGAAAGCTCTTGCAATGTGTATTTTCTGTAAGACTTCCTCTGGATCAAGTTCAAATCCTGTAGCGATTTGTTCTATTCTTTCTGGTCTGAAAGTGTTTTCTGTATCTATAAATACACATTCTCCTTCAAGACCTCCTTTTTCAACTGGAAGCTGTACTGTAACTGCAATTTCATGGGATATTTGACTTTTACCTGAACCGAATTCACCAAAAACTTCTGTTATAGATTGAGTTTCGATTCCGCCACCAATGAGTTCATCAACAGCACTACTTCCGCAGGTTATTCTCCCTACATCTTTTCGGCGCTCCATCACATCAAATGCAGTTTCAAAGTCAATTGATTCGGCTTTTCTTGCAGCTTCAATAACTTTTTCAGCGACTCCTTCACCGATTTCAGCTTTTACGCTGAGTTCTTTGGCAGTTGCTGTTGCAAGTCTCATCATATCTGCAAAACCTGCATCTCTTAACTTTTGGGCAGTTTTTTCTCCAACATTGGGTAAATCTTCTAATTCGACCATTTTGATTCTCCTAATAGTTTGTAAAATTAAGTATGGAACTTAAGTTCTGGGTTTATAAAATGCACATCACTTTGTCTAATTTCGTTTTGAACTTAATATTCCATTTTCATTATCTTCTTGGCGATGAGCCTTATCTCCTCATTGTATTCATCGAAGCTTGCATCTGCAATCACTGTAATATTGCTGCCAATCAGGTCTTCGACTTTTTCAGCAAGAGATCCTTCATCTGCAGTTTTTGCAATTACTTCATTTGCCTCATCAGTTGTCATTCCGAGCAATTCTTCAGCTTGTTTTCTGAAGAATGTTGTTCTGACAGTTCCAGTGTCATCTTCAATTACACATGGAAGTATCATGAGATAGTTTGGTTTTTCAGTTTCCTCTCCGCAGAAATCGCAAATAAATGCATCATCGACGTATTCAATCCTTTTATTACAGTTTGGACACATTTCATAGAGTATTCTGTCCCCGTAAGCTTCGATTATTTTTCCACTTACTTTGATATTTTTATCTTCTTCTGCTAATTCTTCGATTTTTTTGGTTTGGTATATTGATTCTTCAATTTTCTCAAGTGAAGGAAGGGCTTCAATATCTTCATCTTTTGGTTTTACTACTGTTGTAGCTCTTCCAACGCTAAGTTCTACACTATTATTTCGGAATCGGGGTCTAGCATTCTTTATCCATATTCCATCGCCTTTATTTAGGCCCATTTCTGCTTTTTCATCCCAAAATGATGCTCTAACAATGCCGGTGTCATCAGCAATTTCAACTGATCTTACCATCCCCATTGTTCCATTGGCCCTCTGGAATTCATTTATATCGTAAAGATTAATTATACGGCCTATTACTCCGACTTCGTCTTTTTCACTCTTTATATTCTTTAAATCTTCGATTTTAACTGGTTTATACATTTCTTCTTCAAGTTTATCTAATGAAGGAAGACTTTGACCATCATCATTCATTACAATGATTCTAACGGTTTTACCAATGCTTAATTCTACACTGTCGTCCCTAAATCTTGTTTTAGCATTTTCGATTTTTACCAGATTCCCTCTGTTTAATTTCATTTCTGCTTTTTCATCCCAGAATGAAGCTCTAACAGTACCAGTATCATCAGCAATTTTAACTGATCTTACAAGTCCAACAGTCCCATCGGCTCTCTGGAACTCATTTGCATCATAAATTTCCATTATCCTTCCGATAATGTCCACTTCTTC contains:
- a CDS encoding AEC family transporter — its product is MNSIETIIPIIIMIILGYFLKRINILRPDDANILNKIVIYIAIPSLIFIAMYDFDITILPSIIPITFICLIIGIISGTLAYIFSKIRNYDQKTRWSTVITSAMFNSGFLGYPVVLGVFGQEGLVRAIFYDMGSMILFIAFGIFFSIIFAEKYSSILKRALIFPPLWAIALGIFLNFINFNIGLLASNTLNYLSGAAIPLIMISLGLSLEFRGIKENIEAVFSVSIIKLLIAPFLAFFIVLILGIGGLEKQVTIIEAAMPSAMLCLVLAITYDLDIKTAAACIFATTILSLTTIPLILVLLS
- the radA gene encoding DNA repair and recombination protein RadA encodes the protein MVELEDLPNVGEKTAQKLRDAGFADMMRLATATAKELSVKAEIGEGVAEKVIEAARKAESIDFETAFDVMERRKDVGRITCGSSAVDELIGGGIETQSITEVFGEFGSGKSQISHEIAVTVQLPVEKGGLEGECVFIDTENTFRPERIEQIATGFELDPEEVLQKIHIARAFNSSHQILMADKVNELIQSGTNIRLVIVDSLTAHFRAEYVGRESLAVRQQKLNQHLHTLQNIANTYNVAVFVTNQVQARPDAFFGSPTKAIGGHVLGHAATYRIWLKKGLAGKRIARLVDSPHLPEGEAVFKIVTEGITD
- a CDS encoding CoB--CoM heterodisulfide reductase iron-sulfur subunit A family protein, translating into MAEKKETQETTEEPKIGVYVCHCGINIGGVVDIDAVKEYAATLPNVEVAEEYKYFCSDPGQEMIQKDIKEKGINRVVVAACSPRLHEPTFRRCVREAGLNPFLFEFANLREHDSWVHMNEPEAATEKAKDLTRMAVAKARLLEPLEAETVSVKDSAMVIGGGVAGIQAALDLADMGFKTYLVEKNPTIGGRMAQLDKTFPTLDCSMCILAPKMVDAGKHENIELLSYSEVKDVDGYIGNFKVTVERKPRYISEELCVGCGSCVDVCPIEIPNYFDEGIGMVKAAYIPFPQAVPLLATIDKDYCIECNLCDQICERGAVQHDQEPEEIELDVGTIIVATGYDQFDANEKLEYGYAENANVITGLEVERMINASGPTEGKVLKPSDGEKPKRVAFILCVGSRDEKVGNEYCSRVCCMHSMKNAQLIKDKAPDTEVAIYYMDIRAFGKGFEEFYKRSQEKYGIKFIRGRPAAILSNPDETVTVRSEDSLLGKVTEYNYDMVILAAGLVPPAGAEELRQTIGLSKSADGFLMEAHPKLRPVDTLTEGVYLAGVAQGPKDIPDSVAQASGAAARAAIPMVKGEVEIEPIVAVTDTDVCGGCAVCIELCPFGALSREDEQAKVNIALCHGCGTCVAACPSGAMDQQHFKTAQIMAQIEAALNEPASK